A genome region from Oceanidesulfovibrio indonesiensis includes the following:
- a CDS encoding metal-dependent hydrolase, which yields MDPVSHFAGGLLIGRAFRLPLVAGMWLLVLCGLAAVALDVEYLAMLAGPESFLTHYRGVSHSIAVTLCVGLLLFLASLPMRGFSPRRGILAVVMFAAFSHLYIDAFTIYGIKPLAPFSEYRIAMDAVWFFDPIYLLLLAILLLGPIIFRTRGRISGWLGIVLILAYPWGMVGAKYWSADVAHDHLVKTNSPLAEAASVHPDFLSPFFWKVVSRNEHAYEVRSFNVLSRSLDQIPTLYEVAPASLMGRLAQESEVVAAFLSRARMPVIFRREGGDTTSLVVADLNMISATPWIKSAQPNGAPPMSLLVELGLDGALLDARMRYLGRYLSLEELPVSPQADASNASNPE from the coding sequence ATGGATCCGGTATCCCACTTCGCTGGCGGCCTGCTCATCGGCAGAGCTTTCCGACTCCCCCTCGTCGCCGGCATGTGGCTGCTCGTCCTGTGCGGTCTGGCGGCCGTGGCGCTGGATGTCGAATATCTGGCCATGCTCGCCGGCCCGGAGAGCTTCCTCACACATTACCGGGGCGTATCCCACTCCATCGCCGTCACCCTCTGCGTGGGCCTGCTGCTGTTTCTGGCGTCGCTCCCGATGCGGGGCTTTTCCCCTCGCCGCGGCATTCTGGCCGTGGTCATGTTCGCGGCGTTTTCCCATCTTTATATCGATGCGTTCACGATATACGGTATCAAGCCGCTGGCGCCGTTCAGCGAGTATCGGATCGCCATGGACGCGGTGTGGTTTTTCGACCCCATATATCTGCTCCTTCTCGCGATCCTGCTGCTGGGACCGATAATCTTTCGCACCAGGGGCAGAATCTCCGGTTGGCTGGGAATCGTCCTGATACTCGCCTATCCCTGGGGTATGGTCGGCGCCAAGTACTGGTCTGCCGATGTCGCGCATGACCATCTTGTGAAAACCAACAGCCCCCTGGCCGAGGCCGCCTCGGTGCATCCGGATTTCCTCTCCCCCTTTTTCTGGAAAGTCGTGTCCCGAAACGAGCATGCCTATGAGGTCCGTTCGTTCAATGTCCTGAGTCGATCCCTGGACCAGATTCCCACCCTGTACGAGGTGGCTCCGGCTTCTCTCATGGGGCGACTCGCGCAGGAATCCGAGGTCGTCGCTGCGTTTCTCTCCCGGGCGCGAATGCCTGTCATCTTCCGCCGCGAAGGCGGCGACACGACGAGTCTGGTCGTTGCCGATCTGAACATGATCAGCGCCACCCCCTGGATAAAAAGCGCGCAGCCGAACGGGGCGCCGCCCATGTCGCTCCTTGTCGAGCTGGGGCTGGATGGCGCATTGCTTGATGCCCGCATGCGCTATCTGGGCCGGTACCTCTCTTTGGAAGAGTTGCCCGTCTCGCCCCAAGCCGACGCTTCAAACGCCTCGAATCCGGAGTAG
- a CDS encoding PAS domain-containing sensor histidine kinase, with protein MPEYESSKPDLDNFCAICPEALENDGDMPSCQECIRYRDIFLNAPLGIFQCDSERRFLNANPQLAALYGFDTPEQLMDSLTDVTERLELGKDELEEALDTLRREGVIRNFEVQLQRTDGSLIWTAHSIRAVTTPQGDIQFYDGFVTDVSEKKELEKLREDVARMTRHDMKSPLLSIVAASRLLAKHLDLEGEEAEMLQDIRDKGSMVLEMINTSLDLFKMEQGDYEPRLAPFNMAALARRVGRSLLAAYEEKQLNYTVFVDDSDDEANDCEFFGEERHIETMLMNLVKNALEAAPPKSTITVRLSRNEDTCELDVHNMGAIPEDIRPRFFLRYSTSGKPEGLGLGAYSSKLITEAHGGAITFTTSEDEGTHIHVAIPCQGDGA; from the coding sequence ATGCCCGAATACGAATCCTCCAAACCGGACCTCGACAACTTCTGCGCCATCTGCCCGGAAGCGCTCGAAAATGATGGCGACATGCCATCATGCCAGGAGTGCATCCGCTATCGGGACATCTTCCTGAACGCGCCGTTGGGCATCTTCCAGTGCGACAGCGAACGGCGCTTTCTCAACGCAAACCCGCAACTGGCCGCGCTTTACGGGTTCGATACGCCGGAGCAGCTCATGGATTCCCTGACCGACGTCACGGAGCGGCTCGAACTGGGCAAGGACGAGCTCGAAGAGGCTCTGGACACTCTGCGCCGCGAAGGAGTCATTCGCAATTTCGAGGTCCAGCTCCAGCGCACCGACGGCAGCCTGATCTGGACGGCGCATTCCATACGCGCCGTCACCACGCCCCAGGGCGACATCCAGTTCTACGATGGTTTCGTGACCGATGTTTCGGAAAAAAAAGAACTGGAAAAACTGCGCGAGGATGTGGCCCGCATGACCAGACACGACATGAAGAGTCCCTTGCTCTCCATCGTCGCGGCATCCCGTCTGCTGGCCAAACACCTGGACCTGGAGGGCGAGGAAGCAGAAATGCTCCAGGACATCCGCGACAAGGGCTCCATGGTCCTGGAGATGATCAACACCTCCCTTGATCTCTTCAAGATGGAGCAAGGGGACTATGAACCCAGGCTCGCACCGTTCAACATGGCGGCTCTCGCCAGAAGGGTCGGCCGGTCACTCCTGGCGGCCTACGAAGAGAAGCAGCTCAATTACACTGTGTTCGTCGATGATTCGGACGATGAAGCAAATGACTGCGAGTTTTTCGGGGAAGAACGCCACATCGAAACCATGCTCATGAATCTCGTGAAGAACGCACTGGAAGCTGCCCCGCCGAAATCCACCATCACCGTGCGCCTGTCCCGCAACGAGGATACGTGCGAACTGGACGTGCACAATATGGGCGCCATCCCGGAGGACATCCGTCCACGCTTCTTCCTGCGCTATTCCACGAGCGGCAAACCGGAAGGACTCGGCCTCGGCGCATACAGCTCGAAACTCATCACCGAAGCGCACGGCGGCGCCATTACCTTCACCACATCCGAGGATGAAGGCACGCACATCCATGTGGCCATCCCGTGCCAAGGCGACGGCGCGTAA
- a CDS encoding response regulator transcription factor — protein sequence MRLLIIEDDLEAAAYMVKGLKESGYTVDHVADGKEALYKVAGENYDAVIVDRMLPGVDGLTIVTTMRSAGNQTPVLILSALGEVDDRVRGLRAGGDDYLTKPYAFAELLARLESLLRRGQDAAPTTKLRVADLEMDLISRKVTRSDQNVDLQPKEFALLEYLMRHAGHVVTRTMLLENVWDYAFDPQTNVIDVHISRLRQKIDKGFDKPLLQTVRGVGYSLRDSE from the coding sequence ATGCGACTGCTCATCATAGAAGACGATCTGGAAGCCGCGGCCTATATGGTCAAGGGCCTCAAAGAAAGCGGATATACCGTGGACCACGTAGCCGACGGCAAGGAAGCTTTGTACAAGGTTGCAGGCGAAAACTACGACGCCGTCATCGTGGACCGCATGTTGCCCGGCGTGGACGGCCTGACCATTGTGACTACCATGCGTTCGGCCGGTAATCAGACCCCGGTGCTCATACTGAGCGCTCTGGGCGAAGTGGACGACCGGGTGCGCGGCCTGCGCGCCGGCGGCGACGACTACCTGACCAAACCCTACGCCTTTGCCGAGCTGCTTGCGCGGCTGGAATCACTGTTGCGGCGTGGGCAGGACGCCGCTCCCACCACCAAGCTCCGGGTGGCCGACCTGGAGATGGACCTCATCTCTCGCAAGGTAACGCGCTCCGACCAGAACGTGGACCTGCAGCCCAAGGAATTCGCTCTGCTGGAATACCTCATGCGCCACGCCGGCCATGTGGTCACGCGAACCATGCTGCTCGAAAATGTTTGGGATTACGCCTTTGATCCGCAAACCAACGTCATCGATGTGCATATCTCCAGATTGCGCCAGAAGATCGACAAAGGATTCGACAAGCCGCTGCTCCAGACCGTGCGCGGCGTAGGCTACAGTCTCCGTGATTCAGAGTAA
- the sulP gene encoding sulfate permease, with amino-acid sequence MNLFSSRNGTRPFLPASFTTITRHGYGFGPFMRDLMAGLTVGVVALPLAMAFAIASGAPPERGLFTAIVAGFIISALGGSRFQIGGPTGAFVVIIYSIIFEHGYDGLVLTTLMAGVLLLIFGLFRFGALIKYIPYPVTTGFTAGIAVLIFSLQMKDFFGLSMADVPPQFTEKWAAYLHHVSTVDPATVVIAVLALAAILLVRRYKPRIPGPVIGVLLAALAAWMFGLDVETIGSRFGGIPSSLPDVVLPEITFERIRELMPEALTIALLAGIESLLSCVVADGMTGESHNSNVELSAQGLANIGSVFCGGIPATGAIARTVTNIRAGAFSPVAGVIHAAVLLVFVLLLADLASYIPLASLAAVLVVVSWDMSEARKFLRLMRAPKSDVAVMCLTFGITVLVDLTVAVFVGVVLAALLFMRRMSEVTRIDSTDEESCPWTSPQPIPAGVQIYEIDGPFFFGVADRFQSILTALQEPPKVFIIRFHQVPFVDSTGINALESVQQRCAAQGGTLLLADVAPSARAMMERLDTDKRIGTNRIFPTLDDALEEARRIVGN; translated from the coding sequence ATGAACCTTTTTTCCTCCCGAAACGGCACCCGTCCCTTTCTCCCCGCATCCTTCACCACCATCACCCGGCACGGATACGGATTCGGCCCCTTCATGCGCGACCTCATGGCCGGCCTCACCGTGGGCGTGGTGGCCCTGCCCCTGGCCATGGCCTTCGCCATCGCCTCCGGCGCGCCGCCGGAACGCGGCCTGTTCACGGCCATCGTGGCCGGATTCATCATCTCGGCGCTAGGCGGCAGCCGCTTCCAGATCGGCGGTCCCACCGGCGCGTTCGTAGTCATCATCTATTCCATCATATTCGAGCACGGCTACGACGGCCTCGTGCTGACCACGCTCATGGCCGGCGTGCTCCTGCTTATCTTCGGCCTGTTCCGTTTCGGCGCGCTCATCAAGTACATTCCCTATCCGGTCACTACGGGCTTCACCGCCGGCATCGCCGTGCTCATCTTCTCCTTGCAGATGAAGGACTTCTTCGGTCTGTCCATGGCGGACGTGCCGCCCCAGTTCACGGAAAAATGGGCAGCCTATCTCCATCATGTTTCGACGGTCGACCCGGCCACTGTCGTCATAGCCGTCCTCGCCCTGGCCGCCATCCTGCTCGTCCGAAGATACAAACCTCGCATCCCGGGGCCAGTCATCGGCGTGCTCCTCGCCGCTCTGGCGGCATGGATGTTCGGACTGGACGTGGAGACCATCGGCAGCCGTTTCGGCGGCATACCAAGCTCTTTACCAGACGTCGTGCTGCCCGAAATCACCTTCGAACGAATCCGGGAGCTCATGCCCGAGGCCCTCACCATCGCCCTGCTCGCCGGCATCGAGTCTCTGCTCTCCTGCGTGGTGGCCGACGGCATGACCGGCGAGAGCCACAATTCCAACGTGGAGCTCTCCGCCCAGGGCCTGGCCAACATCGGCTCTGTCTTCTGCGGCGGCATTCCGGCCACAGGCGCCATCGCCCGCACCGTGACCAACATCCGCGCCGGCGCGTTCTCGCCCGTGGCCGGCGTCATTCACGCCGCCGTGCTTCTCGTCTTCGTGCTCCTGCTGGCCGACCTGGCCTCGTACATTCCCCTGGCCAGCCTCGCCGCGGTGCTCGTGGTGGTATCCTGGGACATGAGCGAAGCGCGCAAGTTTCTGAGGCTCATGCGCGCGCCCAAATCAGACGTGGCCGTGATGTGCCTCACATTCGGCATTACCGTGCTCGTGGACCTCACAGTGGCTGTATTCGTGGGGGTCGTGCTCGCAGCACTGCTCTTCATGCGACGGATGAGCGAGGTCACGCGCATAGACTCCACGGACGAGGAATCATGCCCCTGGACCAGCCCGCAACCCATTCCGGCCGGTGTGCAGATCTACGAGATCGACGGCCCGTTCTTCTTCGGCGTGGCGGACCGTTTCCAGTCCATCCTGACCGCTCTGCAGGAACCGCCAAAGGTCTTCATCATCCGTTTCCACCAGGTGCCCTTCGTGGATTCCACAGGCATCAACGCGCTGGAATCCGTGCAGCAGCGCTGCGCAGCACAGGGCGGCACCCTCCTGCTGGCGGACGTTGCCCCCTCGGCCCGCGCCATGATGGAGCGACTCGACACGGACAAACGCATCGGGACGAACCGCATCTTCCCCACCCTGGACGACGCGCTTGAAGAAGCCCGGCGGATTGTCGGCAACTAG
- a CDS encoding sensor histidine kinase has translation MIQSNLLRSSTFRLGLLYMALFGFSVLLLLGFIYWTTAGFMERQTMATINAEIQGLRERYELLGLAGLIQVINERVSTSPSGDSLYLLTNSRFNPLAGNLDKWPEARSVDEGWLHFTLEKQRGQQPVTATAKHFLLRGNFHLLVGRDVSEKARIQSIIIESLGWGLAITFVLGIVGALFITKGVQRRLDVINRTCQDIIGGDLTRRIPLSGTGDEFDRLVRNVNAMLDQIERLMRGIREVSDNIAHDLRSPLNRLRGRLETSLMGNPTKEELEQTMIQSIEQTDDLLQTFNALLRIAQAEAGSKRDSQTLFDLAQSAQGLVDLYMPLAEEKALDFATDIEEGAMVLGSRHLVTQTLSNLLDNAIKYTPSGGSIGIFVKRTPSGPVCLVEDSGPGIPPEYRERVLERFYRLENSRSAPGSGLGLSLVSAVAKQHRAVLTLAESEAGGLAVSLAFPPSPDKDWHPPEPEDD, from the coding sequence GTGATTCAGAGTAACCTGCTGCGATCCTCCACCTTCCGGCTGGGCCTACTGTACATGGCCCTGTTCGGTTTTTCCGTGCTCCTGCTGCTGGGATTCATCTATTGGACCACGGCCGGTTTCATGGAGCGCCAGACCATGGCCACCATCAACGCAGAAATCCAGGGGCTGCGAGAACGGTACGAGTTGCTCGGGCTGGCCGGGCTCATCCAGGTAATCAACGAGCGTGTGAGCACCTCCCCTTCTGGCGACAGCCTGTACCTGCTCACCAACTCACGCTTCAATCCCCTTGCCGGCAATCTGGACAAATGGCCTGAAGCCCGATCCGTCGACGAAGGCTGGCTGCACTTCACTCTGGAAAAGCAACGCGGCCAGCAACCCGTAACCGCCACGGCCAAGCATTTTCTGCTGCGCGGCAACTTCCATCTGCTCGTTGGCCGCGACGTTTCGGAAAAAGCCCGCATCCAGTCCATCATCATAGAATCGCTGGGTTGGGGGCTGGCCATCACATTCGTACTCGGCATCGTGGGCGCACTGTTCATAACCAAAGGCGTGCAGCGGCGCCTGGACGTCATCAACCGCACCTGCCAGGACATCATCGGCGGCGATCTCACCCGCCGCATTCCCCTGTCCGGCACTGGAGACGAGTTCGACAGGCTCGTCAGGAACGTCAATGCCATGCTCGACCAGATCGAGCGTCTCATGCGGGGAATCCGCGAGGTAAGCGACAACATCGCCCACGACCTGCGCAGCCCGCTCAACCGCCTGCGCGGCAGGCTGGAGACGTCTCTGATGGGCAATCCCACCAAAGAAGAGCTCGAGCAGACCATGATCCAGTCAATAGAGCAGACCGACGACCTCCTCCAAACCTTCAACGCGCTGCTGCGTATCGCCCAGGCCGAGGCCGGTTCCAAACGGGACAGCCAGACCCTGTTCGATCTCGCGCAGTCGGCTCAGGGGCTCGTGGACCTCTACATGCCGTTGGCAGAGGAAAAAGCACTCGATTTCGCAACGGATATCGAGGAAGGCGCCATGGTGCTCGGAAGCAGGCACCTCGTCACCCAGACTTTGTCCAACCTGCTGGACAACGCCATCAAGTACACGCCCAGCGGCGGCTCCATCGGCATATTCGTCAAACGCACCCCCTCGGGCCCCGTCTGCCTGGTGGAGGACTCGGGTCCCGGAATCCCTCCCGAGTACCGCGAACGCGTGCTCGAACGGTTCTACCGTCTGGAGAACAGCCGCTCTGCTCCCGGCAGCGGCCTCGGGCTCTCCCTGGTTTCTGCCGTAGCCAAGCAGCACCGCGCCGTGCTTACACTGGCCGAGTCCGAAGCCGGCGGCCTTGCCGTCTCTCTCGCCTTTCCGCCTTCACCGGACAAAGACTGGCATCCACCTGAGCCTGAAGACGACTGA
- a CDS encoding 2-oxoacid:ferredoxin oxidoreductase subunit beta: MSQVTQLIHQYLRHNKRFPHVYCPGCGHGIVLGSLVRSVHNLGLSKDEVCLVAGIGCSGRMAVYVDFNTVHTTHGRALTFATGIKLANPELTVICVMGDGDALSIGGNHLIHAARRNIGVTALILNNNIYGMTGGQCSSTTPMGSRSMTTPYGQLENTFDIVELAKAAGANYVARSTAFHAKMMDAQISQALSRPGFSLVETFSPCHTQYGRKNQFRTVVDMYQDLKVRSTPLEKWNEMDPAKRGDKFPIGVFVERDEPGLEERYMAMAEGLRKKEANA, encoded by the coding sequence ATGTCTCAAGTTACCCAGCTTATTCACCAATATCTCAGGCACAACAAGCGCTTTCCGCACGTGTACTGCCCCGGCTGCGGCCATGGCATCGTGCTCGGTTCGCTGGTGCGTTCGGTGCACAACCTCGGCCTCTCCAAGGACGAGGTCTGCCTCGTGGCCGGCATCGGCTGCTCCGGCCGCATGGCCGTATACGTGGACTTTAACACCGTACACACCACACATGGCCGCGCGCTCACCTTCGCCACCGGCATCAAGCTCGCCAACCCCGAGCTCACCGTCATCTGCGTCATGGGCGACGGCGACGCCCTCTCCATAGGCGGCAACCACCTCATCCATGCCGCACGGCGCAACATCGGCGTCACCGCGCTCATCCTCAACAATAACATCTACGGCATGACCGGCGGGCAGTGTTCCTCCACCACGCCCATGGGCTCGCGCTCAATGACCACCCCGTACGGCCAGCTTGAAAACACCTTCGACATCGTGGAACTGGCCAAAGCCGCCGGCGCCAACTACGTGGCCCGCTCCACCGCGTTCCACGCCAAGATGATGGACGCCCAGATATCCCAGGCGCTCTCGCGTCCCGGCTTCTCTCTCGTGGAGACCTTCTCCCCCTGTCACACCCAGTACGGCCGCAAGAACCAGTTCAGGACCGTCGTGGACATGTACCAGGATCTCAAAGTCCGCTCCACGCCGCTGGAAAAGTGGAACGAGATGGACCCGGCCAAACGCGGCGACAAATTCCCCATCGGCGTCTTTGTGGAACGCGACGAACCCGGCCTGGAAGAACGCTACATGGCCATGGCCGAAGGCCTGCGCAAGAAGGAGGCCAACGCATGA
- a CDS encoding rhomboid family intramembrane serine protease — MFPIRDSIPRIHTPWGVYLIIALNAAVFLFELSLTHEQLFEFVHLYGVVPARYLHAEGTVWEQHPGTILSLFSYMFLHGGWMHFIVNMWTLWIFADNIEDVMGTVRFLIFYLLCGLAALGLHMVFNAQSMMPVLGASGAIAGVMGAYFLLYPHSKVLTLIPIIFIPYFVDLPAVIYLGLWFLIQLSSGISSVGAGESGGIAWWAHAGGFLGGILLLPLFRQSKRCYFCYNSRGRRIGVARWSDH; from the coding sequence ATGTTTCCGATCCGCGACTCCATCCCCAGAATCCACACGCCGTGGGGCGTTTATCTCATCATCGCCCTCAACGCCGCGGTCTTTCTCTTTGAGCTCAGCCTCACGCACGAGCAACTCTTCGAGTTCGTTCATCTGTACGGCGTTGTGCCGGCGCGCTACCTCCACGCCGAAGGCACAGTATGGGAACAGCATCCGGGCACCATCCTCAGCCTGTTTTCCTATATGTTCCTGCACGGCGGATGGATGCATTTCATAGTGAACATGTGGACGCTCTGGATATTTGCAGACAACATAGAGGACGTCATGGGCACTGTGCGGTTTCTGATATTCTACCTGCTGTGCGGTCTGGCCGCGCTGGGGCTGCACATGGTCTTCAACGCGCAATCCATGATGCCCGTGCTGGGAGCCTCCGGGGCCATCGCCGGAGTCATGGGCGCTTACTTCCTTCTCTATCCGCATTCCAAGGTACTCACGCTTATCCCCATTATCTTCATTCCATACTTCGTGGATCTTCCGGCTGTAATCTATCTGGGGTTGTGGTTTCTCATTCAGCTGTCCTCCGGTATATCGTCCGTCGGAGCCGGAGAGTCTGGGGGCATCGCCTGGTGGGCTCACGCAGGCGGTTTTCTGGGGGGAATCCTGCTGCTGCCGTTGTTCCGGCAATCGAAGCGCTGCTATTTCTGCTACAACAGTCGCGGCCGGCGCATAGGCGTCGCCCGCTGGAGTGATCACTGA
- a CDS encoding 2-oxoacid:acceptor oxidoreductase subunit alpha, whose translation MAQKARRKNKELFALGNEAVVEGALLAGCTFFAGYPITPSSEIMEVMAQKLPRTENGAFIQMEDEIASMGAVIGASLAGRKAMTATSGPGFSLMQEHIGYACMVEAPCVIVNVMRGGPSTGLPTSPAQGDVQMARWGTHGDHPIIVLSASTVQECLEMTIVAFNFSEKYRVPVILLIDEITAHTREKITIPSERDYEIFSRVLPSMPPEWFKPFEETTRGVPPMAPIGSGYRIHVTGLTHDPLGYPTQRPDEVEEFTHRLFRKIDQHFADIVLTEEYETKDAEVAVVAYGSVARSAHLAVDQAREQGIKAGLLHLKTLFPFPRAALEKLTRRGAAILVPEMNMGQISREVKRVNAGRVRVRTINRVDGQIITPSQILKNIGQM comes from the coding sequence ATGGCACAAAAGGCCCGTCGCAAGAACAAGGAACTCTTCGCATTGGGCAACGAAGCCGTCGTCGAAGGAGCGCTTCTTGCCGGCTGCACGTTTTTCGCCGGCTATCCCATCACCCCATCCAGCGAGATCATGGAGGTCATGGCCCAGAAGCTGCCCCGCACGGAGAATGGCGCTTTCATCCAGATGGAGGACGAGATCGCGAGTATGGGCGCAGTCATCGGCGCGTCCCTGGCAGGCCGCAAAGCCATGACCGCCACCTCAGGCCCTGGTTTTTCCCTCATGCAGGAGCACATCGGCTACGCCTGCATGGTGGAGGCGCCGTGCGTCATCGTCAATGTCATGCGCGGCGGCCCTTCCACCGGCCTGCCCACGTCGCCGGCTCAGGGCGACGTGCAGATGGCGCGCTGGGGCACCCATGGCGACCATCCCATCATCGTGCTCTCCGCATCCACCGTGCAGGAATGTCTGGAAATGACCATCGTCGCTTTCAATTTTTCCGAGAAATACCGCGTTCCGGTCATCCTGCTCATCGACGAAATCACGGCGCACACCCGCGAGAAGATCACCATCCCCAGCGAACGCGACTACGAAATATTCTCCCGTGTGCTGCCTTCCATGCCGCCGGAGTGGTTCAAGCCGTTCGAGGAAACCACCCGCGGCGTGCCGCCCATGGCCCCAATCGGCTCGGGCTACCGCATTCACGTCACCGGCCTGACTCACGATCCCCTCGGCTACCCCACCCAGCGGCCCGACGAGGTGGAGGAGTTCACCCATCGGCTGTTCCGCAAGATAGACCAGCACTTCGCGGACATCGTGCTCACCGAAGAGTACGAAACCAAGGACGCCGAAGTGGCCGTGGTGGCCTACGGCTCCGTGGCTCGTTCGGCCCACCTGGCCGTGGACCAGGCCCGCGAGCAGGGCATCAAGGCCGGCCTGCTGCACCTTAAAACCCTGTTCCCATTCCCTCGCGCAGCACTGGAGAAGCTCACCCGCCGCGGCGCCGCCATCCTGGTGCCGGAAATGAACATGGGCCAGATATCCCGCGAGGTGAAGCGGGTAAACGCAGGACGCGTGCGAGTGCGGACCATCAACCGCGTGGACGGCCAGATCATCACTCCGTCGCAAATCCTCAAGAACATCGGCCAGATGTAG
- a CDS encoding 4Fe-4S dicluster domain-containing protein, with protein MPPKKGQTCVFAYPDWCKGCGLCVAFCPAKVFELGPTGKVRVMHEEECINCGFCELHCPDFAIAVLPKGENGSCSADLHVAQEIRQKMKGYEKG; from the coding sequence ATGCCCCCAAAGAAAGGCCAGACATGCGTTTTTGCATACCCGGACTGGTGCAAGGGGTGCGGCCTGTGCGTGGCTTTCTGTCCCGCCAAGGTCTTCGAGCTCGGGCCCACCGGAAAAGTGCGTGTCATGCACGAGGAGGAGTGCATCAATTGCGGATTCTGCGAGCTCCACTGCCCGGACTTCGCAATCGCCGTCCTGCCCAAGGGCGAGAATGGCTCCTGCTCGGCTGATCTCCACGTGGCTCAGGAAATCCGTCAGAAAATGAAAGGATACGAGAAAGGATAG
- a CDS encoding 2-oxoacid:acceptor oxidoreductase family protein, whose translation MNANSHELNRFELRLSGLGGQGIITLGKLLGYGLAIHHGYYVTQTQSYGPEARGGSSRADLVISSNPISYPKTENVDLLVALSQEACNEYYGVLKPNGVLVIDTVMVTQTPTNRFLGAEFTNYAKDKMGNPLTLNTIVLGAITHLLPFAQPRLMRKALEENMPAKILELNKKAFNLGQREAKKRFGEAPEIWKKAAEYAEEEVIEALE comes from the coding sequence ATGAACGCCAACTCTCATGAACTGAACCGTTTCGAGCTCCGCCTGTCCGGACTTGGCGGCCAGGGCATCATCACGCTGGGCAAGCTGCTGGGCTACGGCCTGGCAATCCACCACGGCTACTACGTGACCCAGACCCAGAGCTACGGACCGGAAGCGCGCGGCGGCTCTTCACGCGCCGATCTCGTTATCAGCTCCAACCCCATCAGCTACCCAAAGACCGAGAACGTGGACCTGCTCGTGGCGCTCTCCCAGGAAGCCTGCAACGAGTACTACGGCGTGCTCAAGCCCAACGGCGTGCTCGTCATCGACACCGTCATGGTCACCCAGACGCCCACCAACCGCTTTCTCGGCGCGGAGTTCACCAACTACGCCAAGGACAAGATGGGCAACCCGCTGACCCTGAACACCATCGTGCTCGGCGCCATCACGCACCTGCTGCCGTTCGCCCAGCCGCGCCTCATGCGCAAGGCTCTTGAAGAAAACATGCCGGCCAAGATCCTTGAATTGAATAAGAAGGCTTTCAACCTGGGCCAGCGCGAGGCGAAAAAACGCTTCGGCGAAGCGCCCGAAATATGGAAAAAAGCTGCGGAATACGCCGAGGAGGAAGTCATCGAGGCGCTCGAATAG